Proteins encoded by one window of Blautia faecicola:
- the sdaAB gene encoding L-serine ammonia-lyase, iron-sulfur-dependent subunit beta: MNFISAFEVIGPNMVGPSSSHTAGAVSIGKMARKLFKEKVTEVTFTLYGSFARTYKGHGTDRALLGGVLGFETDDLRIRDAFSWAEKMGVKYQYIADKEFVPDHPNTVDIRMTGENGTKMQVQGQSIGGGKIKITQINGINVEFTGEYSTLVVKQIDKPGVVTHITQCLSNQNVNIAFMRLFREGKGKTAYSVVESDERIPDEILEEIRQNPYVQEILLIQI; this comes from the coding sequence ATGAATTTTATCAGTGCGTTTGAGGTGATCGGCCCCAATATGGTGGGACCGTCCAGCTCCCATACAGCGGGAGCAGTATCTATCGGAAAGATGGCAAGAAAGCTTTTCAAAGAGAAAGTGACAGAGGTGACATTTACCCTGTATGGTTCTTTTGCAAGAACTTATAAAGGACATGGTACAGACCGGGCACTGCTTGGCGGCGTACTTGGATTTGAAACCGATGATCTGCGGATCCGGGATGCATTTTCCTGGGCAGAGAAAATGGGAGTGAAATATCAGTATATCGCTGATAAGGAGTTTGTTCCGGATCATCCGAATACCGTGGATATCCGGATGACAGGGGAAAACGGCACAAAGATGCAGGTGCAGGGACAGTCTATCGGCGGCGGCAAGATCAAGATCACGCAGATCAACGGCATCAATGTGGAATTTACCGGAGAATACAGTACGCTGGTGGTAAAACAGATTGACAAACCGGGTGTGGTAACACATATTACTCAATGTTTGAGTAATCAGAATGTAAATATTGCTTTCATGCGGCTGTTCCGTGAGGGCAAGGGGAAAACGGCTTATTCTGTTGTGGAGTCGGATGAGCGGATTCCGGATGAGATTCTGGAAGAGATTCGACAGAACCCGTATGTGCAGGAAATATTACTGATTCAGATATAG
- the sdaAA gene encoding L-serine ammonia-lyase, iron-sulfur-dependent, subunit alpha: MTDFKNGQELLEVCKKTQCSISEVMKQREIEGTSSTKKEVEDKMRKALAIMKEAVRKPLEDPKPSMSGLIGGEAKQITGYRENGKNVCGTFMNKLIAYSMAVLEVNASMGVIVAAPTAGSSGVVPGVLLALQEEKGFTDEQMVDALFHTAAIGYLMMRNASVAGAEAGCQAEVGAASAMAAAAVTELMGGTPQMCLQAAAMAISNLLGLVCDPVAGLVEVPCQSRNAVGAVNAVTCAEITLSGVVYPIPFDEMVDAMYKVGKSIPFELRETAIGGCAGTPTGCGMRCRI; encoded by the coding sequence ATGACAGATTTTAAAAACGGACAGGAATTATTGGAAGTATGTAAGAAAACGCAGTGTTCGATCTCCGAGGTGATGAAACAGCGGGAGATCGAAGGCACATCCTCCACAAAGAAAGAAGTGGAAGATAAGATGCGAAAAGCCCTCGCCATCATGAAAGAGGCAGTAAGAAAGCCATTAGAAGACCCGAAGCCGTCCATGAGCGGTCTGATCGGCGGAGAGGCAAAGCAGATTACCGGATACCGAGAGAACGGAAAAAATGTCTGCGGAACCTTTATGAACAAACTGATCGCCTACAGCATGGCGGTTCTGGAAGTCAATGCCTCGATGGGTGTCATTGTTGCGGCGCCGACGGCAGGTTCTTCCGGTGTGGTTCCGGGCGTGCTCCTGGCATTGCAGGAGGAAAAAGGTTTTACGGATGAACAGATGGTAGACGCGCTGTTTCACACGGCAGCGATCGGTTATCTGATGATGCGGAATGCCTCGGTGGCAGGTGCGGAGGCAGGCTGTCAGGCAGAGGTTGGCGCTGCATCGGCGATGGCGGCTGCAGCTGTGACGGAACTGATGGGCGGAACCCCGCAGATGTGTTTGCAGGCGGCAGCCATGGCGATCTCGAATCTGCTTGGTCTGGTCTGTGATCCGGTAGCAGGTTTGGTGGAAGTTCCCTGCCAGAGTCGGAATGCGGTTGGTGCGGTCAATGCCGTGACCTGCGCGGAGATCACACTGAGCGGCGTGGTATACCCGATTCCGTTTGATGAGATGGTGGATGCGATGTACAAAGTAGGAAAGAGTATTCCGTTTGAACTGCGTGAAACAGCCATCGGTGGATGTGCGGGAACACCCACCGGATGTGGAATGCGTTGCAGAATCTGA